One Candidatus Devosia phytovorans genomic window carries:
- a CDS encoding ABC transporter substrate-binding protein, with protein MKKLLLATTALVALGFMPAQATFAQDNTLVVGTDVDAGTLDPRLTRDTTASRTADLIYAGLVHITPSLEPVPDLAESWENPDPQTFIFKLRPDLAFSDGSPLTAEDVVFTYSTLTNPDFNAPARALYSPITAVEAVDPLTIKFTLNAPYAPLLSYLDVGIVPKALVEGGTDIALNPVGAGPMKLVSWNRGSEIILEANDAYWRGAPTMDNVTIRIIGDNSARSQAFEAGDLDVIQSPLAPQDIERLAADDRFGNVIVAGLGVNYINFNTKDPLLADPKMRQAFSMLIDQETIVNDIYQGVDQVAHSIILPSSWAYSDAISQPTFDIEGAVALFNELGWTDSNGDGVLDKDGADLAVTLATHSEDGNRVQSIEFMQAIFEAAGVKATAQISDWPSFSTNYVQQSKHQIALLGWLNIVDPDRLMFAQLTTGGSTNWGGYSNPEVDELLQTGRSTLDQAGRIEAYQKAATILAEELPYYIVSAQGYQMFYSKDIPVEVQATPRGNLRGLIGFTD; from the coding sequence ATGAAGAAACTACTCTTGGCAACCACGGCGCTCGTCGCCTTGGGTTTCATGCCGGCTCAGGCCACTTTCGCGCAGGACAATACATTGGTTGTGGGGACCGATGTGGACGCAGGCACGCTCGATCCGCGCCTCACTCGCGACACGACCGCATCGCGCACCGCCGACCTTATCTATGCAGGTCTGGTCCATATCACCCCCAGCCTCGAGCCTGTGCCGGACCTCGCCGAAAGCTGGGAAAATCCTGATCCGCAGACCTTCATCTTCAAGTTGCGCCCCGACCTCGCTTTTTCTGACGGCAGCCCGCTGACCGCCGAAGACGTGGTCTTCACCTATTCGACGCTGACCAATCCAGACTTCAACGCTCCGGCCCGCGCGCTTTATTCGCCAATCACCGCCGTCGAAGCCGTCGATCCGCTGACCATCAAGTTCACGCTCAACGCACCCTACGCGCCGCTGCTGAGCTATCTTGACGTCGGCATCGTGCCCAAGGCCCTTGTCGAAGGCGGCACCGACATTGCGCTCAACCCCGTTGGCGCCGGTCCGATGAAGCTGGTGTCGTGGAACCGCGGCTCCGAAATCATCCTCGAGGCCAACGACGCCTACTGGCGCGGTGCGCCGACCATGGACAATGTCACCATCCGCATCATTGGTGACAACTCGGCACGCTCGCAGGCTTTCGAAGCCGGCGATCTGGACGTCATCCAGTCCCCGCTCGCCCCGCAGGATATCGAGCGTCTCGCCGCTGACGACCGCTTCGGCAATGTCATCGTGGCTGGCCTTGGTGTGAACTACATCAACTTCAACACCAAGGATCCGCTGCTGGCCGACCCCAAGATGCGCCAGGCCTTCTCGATGCTGATCGATCAGGAAACGATCGTCAACGACATCTACCAGGGTGTCGATCAGGTCGCCCACTCGATCATCCTGCCCTCGTCCTGGGCCTATTCCGATGCCATCAGCCAGCCGACTTTCGACATCGAAGGCGCCGTGGCCCTGTTCAACGAACTGGGCTGGACCGACAGCAATGGCGACGGCGTGCTCGACAAGGATGGCGCTGACCTGGCGGTGACACTGGCCACCCACAGCGAAGACGGCAATCGCGTGCAGAGCATCGAATTCATGCAGGCGATTTTCGAGGCCGCCGGCGTCAAGGCCACGGCCCAGATCAGCGACTGGCCGAGCTTCTCGACCAACTACGTACAGCAGTCCAAGCACCAGATCGCGCTGCTCGGCTGGCTCAACATCGTCGATCCCGATCGCCTGATGTTCGCCCAGCTGACCACCGGCGGCTCGACCAACTGGGGCGGCTATTCCAATCCGGAAGTCGATGAACTGCTCCAAACCGGCCGCTCGACGCTCGACCAGGCCGGCCGTATCGAGGCCTACCAGAAGGCGGCAACGATCCTGGCTGAAGAGCTGCCCTATTACATCGTCTCGGCCCAGGGCTACCAGATGTTCTATTCCAAGGACATTCCGGTCGAAGTCCAGGCGACCCCGCGCGGCAACTTGCGCGGCCTGATCGGTTTCACCGACTGA
- a CDS encoding Xaa-Pro peptidase family protein has protein sequence MSFTQRLGANFYAKVHADIRTRMAASGIDMLLLDSNDDVIYTTGFSHYTTERPVVFAITQTGAWLLLPKLEESHAAHQDIAAEPIIYFEFPGIDPAFAVLGRAFPEMKGTVGHSPAISAARIPQIATAFPNARVVPSNIVQQMRLRKYPEEMVMHREASRISDEMVVAGVELIREAMRSGKELPSEIEIESFVSRHAMKIMFDEHDDQMLVQGLASGLVYSGPRSAYPHGMPTGNPVKRGESIILSLGCRVGGRAAESERTLFIGEPSKEQEGHYAVAYEAQRMATAALIAGHTCASADNLALKFIRDSGMDDYLLHRVGHGMGIMFHEAPWVEGGDQTILEPGMITSSEPAIFVHGFAGYRIADTVLIAAEGPDSMTHYPRKLEDVVIA, from the coding sequence ATGAGTTTTACCCAGCGCCTGGGCGCGAATTTCTATGCCAAGGTCCATGCCGACATCCGCACCCGGATGGCTGCCAGCGGCATCGACATGCTGCTGCTCGATAGCAATGACGACGTCATCTATACGACCGGCTTTTCCCATTACACGACCGAGCGTCCGGTGGTCTTTGCGATCACGCAAACCGGCGCCTGGCTGCTGCTGCCCAAGCTCGAAGAGAGCCATGCCGCGCATCAGGATATCGCGGCCGAACCGATCATCTATTTCGAATTCCCCGGCATCGACCCGGCCTTTGCCGTGCTTGGCCGCGCCTTCCCCGAAATGAAGGGCACGGTGGGCCACAGCCCCGCCATTTCCGCCGCGCGCATCCCCCAGATTGCTACCGCTTTCCCCAATGCCCGCGTCGTGCCCAGCAACATCGTGCAGCAGATGCGGCTGCGCAAATATCCCGAAGAGATGGTGATGCATCGCGAGGCGTCCCGCATTTCCGACGAAATGGTGGTCGCCGGCGTCGAGCTGATCCGCGAGGCCATGCGCTCGGGCAAGGAACTGCCCTCCGAGATCGAGATCGAAAGCTTCGTCTCGCGCCACGCCATGAAGATCATGTTCGATGAGCATGACGACCAGATGCTGGTGCAGGGTCTGGCCTCGGGCCTCGTCTATTCCGGTCCGCGTTCGGCCTATCCGCATGGCATGCCGACCGGCAATCCGGTCAAGCGCGGCGAGAGCATCATCCTGTCGCTGGGCTGCCGCGTCGGTGGCCGCGCCGCCGAAAGCGAGCGCACGCTGTTCATCGGCGAGCCAAGCAAGGAACAGGAGGGTCACTACGCCGTGGCCTATGAGGCCCAGCGCATGGCGACTGCCGCGCTGATCGCCGGCCATACCTGCGCCTCGGCCGACAATCTGGCTCTCAAGTTCATCCGCGACAGCGGCATGGACGACTATCTGCTGCATCGCGTCGGCCATGGCATGGGCATCATGTTCCATGAGGCGCCATGGGTGGAAGGCGGCGACCAGACTATTCTTGAGCCTGGCATGATCACCTCGTCGGAACCGGCGATCTTCGTGCATGGCTTTGCCGGCTATCGCATTGCCGACACCGTGCTGATCGCGGCCGAAGGCCCCGACAGCATGACCCACTATCCGCGCAAGCTCGAAGACGTGGTCATCGCATAA
- a CDS encoding ABC transporter permease: MRLPKALTNTSLVIGALISLTIILLAIFAPYVSTHGIEQMDMRNRFEGPTLEHILGTDNFGRDLWSRLVFGARISLTIAVISVGVSAAIGTTVGLVAGYFGGWVDLVLMRITDIFLGFPAIVLALAIVAVLGPGIMNVSLAIIVVAWTEYARVVRSTTLVLREQNYVQAARAIGASPMRIIFREILPNAIGPIIVLASLGLGTAIISESALSFLGFGLPPPAPTWGWTLSYGTRFMRDAPWLSIISGATIMVTVLGFNLFGDGLRDVLDPRQLSRGGAKAGKAK, from the coding sequence ATGCGTTTGCCCAAGGCTCTCACCAATACCTCACTGGTCATCGGCGCGCTGATCTCGCTGACCATCATCCTCTTGGCCATCTTTGCCCCCTATGTCTCGACCCATGGCATCGAGCAGATGGACATGCGCAACCGCTTCGAGGGCCCGACCCTCGAACATATCCTGGGCACCGACAACTTCGGTCGTGACCTCTGGTCCCGCCTGGTGTTCGGGGCGCGCATCTCGCTGACCATCGCCGTGATTTCGGTCGGCGTTTCGGCCGCCATCGGCACCACGGTTGGTCTTGTCGCCGGCTATTTCGGCGGTTGGGTCGATCTCGTCCTGATGCGCATCACCGACATCTTCCTCGGCTTCCCGGCCATCGTTCTGGCGCTGGCCATTGTCGCGGTGCTTGGCCCGGGCATCATGAATGTGTCCCTCGCCATCATCGTCGTGGCCTGGACCGAATACGCCCGCGTCGTCCGCTCGACCACCCTGGTGCTGCGCGAGCAGAACTATGTGCAGGCAGCTCGCGCCATCGGCGCGAGCCCTATGCGGATCATCTTCCGCGAAATCCTGCCCAATGCCATTGGGCCGATCATCGTGCTGGCCTCGCTGGGCCTCGGCACCGCGATCATCTCGGAATCGGCGCTGAGCTTCCTCGGCTTCGGCCTGCCGCCGCCGGCACCCACCTGGGGCTGGACCCTCTCCTACGGCACCCGCTTCATGCGCGACGCGCCGTGGCTCTCCATCATCTCGGGCGCGACCATCATGGTCACCGTGCTCGGTTTCAATCTCTTCGGCGACGGATTGCGGGACGTTCTTGATCCCCGCCAGCTGTCCCGTGGCGGAGCAAAGGCCGGAAAGGCCAAATAA
- a CDS encoding succinylglutamate desuccinylase/aspartoacylase family protein — protein MVKSINQLRPKFTTNADGSDAVLFIHELVGEEDGPTIGISASIHGNENTGSQAILELFNILKDQPIKGRILLLPVANPSAFAVNERFATIDKVDLNRQFPGNPKGTYSQQLAHALTEQYLNVIDVHIDLHSGTDRPTVDYVYIWNDEKLSRAFGSTVLYRPVENKQGTVFGGTTKSVTIDTRNIPVAVIELGGGIVDQTPYIKRTVDGVINMLKTTGTIAGEPTPNPKQIVVTELAGIRPSQGGFIEPLCPANGEVIKGGQLLGRVVSPYNFEVLEEIKTPFENGIMIMQHLTRNVVQSGDYAFMVGNLDGATD, from the coding sequence ATGGTCAAGTCCATCAACCAGCTTCGGCCCAAGTTCACGACCAATGCCGACGGCAGCGATGCGGTGCTGTTCATCCACGAGCTGGTGGGCGAGGAAGATGGCCCCACCATCGGCATTTCCGCCTCGATCCACGGCAATGAGAACACCGGTTCGCAGGCCATTCTCGAACTGTTCAACATCCTCAAAGATCAGCCGATCAAGGGCCGCATTCTGCTGCTGCCGGTCGCCAACCCCTCGGCCTTTGCGGTCAACGAGCGCTTTGCCACGATCGACAAGGTTGACCTCAACCGCCAGTTCCCGGGCAATCCCAAGGGAACATATAGCCAGCAGCTCGCCCATGCGCTGACCGAGCAGTATCTCAACGTCATCGACGTCCATATCGACCTGCATTCGGGCACCGATCGCCCGACCGTCGACTATGTCTATATCTGGAACGACGAAAAGCTTTCCCGCGCCTTTGGCTCGACGGTGCTCTACCGCCCGGTCGAGAACAAGCAGGGCACGGTCTTCGGCGGCACCACCAAGTCGGTGACCATCGACACCCGTAACATTCCGGTTGCCGTTATCGAGCTGGGCGGCGGCATTGTCGACCAGACGCCCTATATCAAGCGTACCGTCGACGGCGTCATCAACATGCTCAAGACCACCGGCACCATCGCTGGCGAGCCGACGCCCAATCCCAAGCAGATCGTCGTGACCGAACTGGCCGGCATCCGCCCCAGCCAGGGTGGCTTCATCGAGCCGCTGTGCCCGGCCAATGGCGAAGTGATCAAGGGCGGCCAACTGCTCGGCCGCGTGGTCAGCCCCTACAATTTCGAAGTGCTCGAAGAGATCAAGACCCCGTTCGAGAACGGCATCATGATCATGCAGCACCTCACCCGCAACGTGGTCCAGAGCGGCGACTATGCCTTCATGGTCGGCAATCTCGATGGCGCGACGGACTGA
- a CDS encoding Xaa-Pro peptidase family protein, with product MAFVQRLGPDFYEKVQRDIRAGMAAAGIDLLLLDAADDVLYTTGFAFRPNERPIALALTAQSAFLLIPELEREYALSQKVAADSVVYFEFPGVDRPFDALARALGPIRGTIGHGYGMSVGRAAELAATWPEARVIPTGMVITMRQIKYPEEVRLHREAGRLSDAMVASGVELVTEAFRAGKPLPSEIELERHVVRHALDIMANEHEDVLHVATLAGGLINGGVKSAFPHGIESARRLEPNEIFILSLGCRVGGRASESERTFVLGTPSKEHETYYRIAQEGQRIGTAGLIAGETCASADVAALGYLHGQGMTPFVKHRVGHGMGVAFHESPWVEAGDQTILKPGMVCSSEPGLYVPGVGGFRLADTVLVTEDGPESLTVYPRNFEDIVLA from the coding sequence ATGGCTTTTGTTCAGCGCCTCGGGCCAGATTTTTACGAAAAGGTGCAGCGCGACATCCGCGCCGGCATGGCAGCGGCAGGGATCGACCTGCTGCTGCTCGATGCGGCCGATGACGTGCTCTACACCACCGGCTTCGCCTTCCGCCCCAATGAACGCCCCATCGCCTTGGCGCTGACGGCGCAATCGGCCTTCCTGCTTATCCCCGAGCTGGAACGCGAATATGCGCTGAGCCAGAAAGTGGCCGCCGACAGCGTGGTCTATTTCGAATTCCCCGGCGTCGACCGGCCATTCGACGCGCTCGCACGGGCACTCGGTCCGATCCGCGGCACGATCGGCCATGGCTATGGCATGTCGGTGGGTCGCGCGGCCGAGCTTGCTGCGACCTGGCCGGAGGCCCGGGTCATCCCGACCGGCATGGTCATCACCATGCGGCAGATCAAATATCCCGAGGAAGTGCGGCTCCACCGCGAGGCGGGGCGGCTGTCCGATGCCATGGTCGCATCGGGCGTCGAGCTCGTGACCGAAGCCTTCCGCGCCGGCAAGCCCTTGCCCAGCGAAATCGAGCTCGAACGCCATGTGGTGCGCCACGCGCTCGACATCATGGCCAATGAGCACGAGGACGTGCTGCATGTGGCAACGCTTGCGGGCGGGCTGATCAATGGCGGCGTCAAGTCGGCCTTTCCGCACGGCATCGAAAGCGCCCGCCGCCTCGAGCCCAACGAGATATTCATCCTCTCGCTGGGCTGCCGTGTCGGTGGCCGGGCCTCGGAAAGCGAACGCACCTTCGTGCTGGGCACCCCGAGCAAGGAACACGAGACCTATTATCGCATCGCCCAGGAAGGCCAGCGCATCGGCACGGCTGGGCTGATTGCCGGTGAGACCTGCGCGTCCGCCGACGTGGCAGCGCTCGGATACCTCCATGGCCAGGGCATGACGCCCTTCGTCAAGCACCGCGTCGGCCATGGCATGGGCGTTGCCTTCCATGAAAGCCCATGGGTGGAAGCAGGCGACCAGACGATCCTCAAGCCCGGCATGGTCTGCTCCAGCGAGCCCGGCCTCTATGTGCCCGGCGTCGGGGGCTTCCGCCTCGCCGATACAGTGCTGGTGACCGAGGACGGGCCGGAAAGCCTCACGGTCTATCCGCGCAATTTCGAGGACATCGTGCTCGCATGA
- a CDS encoding ABC transporter ATP-binding protein: MTGTQAPVLAVSDLEIEIRGAQGSFAVVSDMSFEVKAGETLCIVGESGCGKSMTALSLLRLLPDAANISGGKIMIDGENFLAMDQRQVEDFRGEKIAMIFQEPLTALNPVLRIGEQIAESVRQHRKCSRKEADQRAVDVLRMVQMPDPERRTTQFPHELSGGMRQRAMIALALACDPKIIIADEPTTALDVTIQAQILGLISDLQKRLGTAQILITHDLGVVSEVADRVIVMYAGRKVEEASIYDLFDRPFHPYTIGLMGAVPGSGASSQAGDRLADIAGTVPPLWDLPKGCAFAPRCPGASARCLEERPPFTEKRPGHWAACWEHDNAA; encoded by the coding sequence ATGACTGGTACCCAAGCGCCGGTTCTAGCGGTTTCCGATCTCGAGATCGAGATCAGGGGCGCGCAGGGCTCTTTCGCTGTTGTCTCCGACATGAGCTTTGAGGTGAAGGCCGGGGAAACGCTCTGCATCGTCGGCGAAAGCGGCTGCGGCAAGTCGATGACGGCGCTGTCGCTGCTGCGCCTGCTGCCCGATGCCGCCAATATTTCCGGCGGCAAGATCATGATCGATGGCGAGAATTTCCTCGCCATGGACCAGCGGCAGGTGGAGGATTTCCGCGGCGAAAAGATCGCCATGATCTTCCAGGAGCCGCTGACCGCGCTCAACCCGGTGCTGCGCATCGGCGAGCAGATCGCCGAAAGCGTGCGCCAGCACCGCAAGTGCAGCCGCAAGGAAGCCGACCAGCGCGCCGTGGACGTGCTGCGCATGGTGCAGATGCCCGACCCCGAGCGCCGTACCACCCAGTTCCCGCATGAACTCTCCGGTGGCATGCGCCAGCGCGCCATGATCGCGCTGGCACTGGCCTGCGACCCCAAGATCATCATCGCCGACGAGCCGACGACGGCTCTGGACGTGACCATCCAGGCGCAAATCCTGGGGCTGATTTCGGACCTGCAGAAACGTCTCGGCACGGCGCAAATCCTCATCACCCACGATCTGGGCGTGGTGTCGGAAGTCGCCGACCGGGTGATCGTCATGTATGCCGGCCGCAAGGTCGAGGAAGCCTCGATTTACGACCTCTTCGACCGGCCCTTCCACCCCTATACGATCGGGCTCATGGGCGCCGTGCCCGGCTCGGGCGCCTCCAGCCAGGCGGGCGATCGCCTCGCCGATATCGCTGGCACCGTGCCCCCGCTCTGGGACCTGCCCAAGGGCTGTGCCTTTGCCCCGCGCTGTCCCGGTGCCTCGGCCCGCTGCCTTGAGGAACGTCCGCCCTTCACCGAAAAACGCCCCGGCCATTGGGCCGCCTGCTGGGAGCATGACAATGCAGCCTGA
- a CDS encoding ATP-binding cassette domain-containing protein — protein sequence MQPDATPMLSVENLEVHFPIRAGVLQRQVGAVKAVDGVSFSLNRGETLSLVGESGCGKSTTGLALMGLVKPTGGQVRFDGQEIKGFNRSALKSYRRRMQIVFQDPFSSLNPRQRVKDIIRAPLDVHKIGTKAEREDRVAELMQRVGLRPDQADNFAHQFSGGQRQRIGIARALALNPDVIVCDEPVSALDVSVQAQILNLLSDLQRDLGVSYLSISHDLGVVEFISHRVAVMYLGKIVEIAPKTRIFASPGHPYTELLMRSAPSRDPRKRHSFSATNDDIPSATRKPSGCPFNPRCAFATDICKQVEPELTARDDGALVACHNR from the coding sequence ATGCAGCCTGATGCGACCCCGATGCTGAGCGTCGAGAACCTCGAAGTCCATTTCCCCATTCGCGCTGGCGTGCTGCAGCGCCAGGTGGGTGCAGTCAAGGCCGTCGATGGCGTGAGCTTTTCTCTCAATCGCGGCGAGACGCTGAGCCTGGTCGGCGAAAGCGGCTGCGGCAAGTCCACCACGGGTCTCGCGCTGATGGGGCTGGTCAAGCCCACCGGCGGGCAGGTGCGTTTTGACGGACAGGAGATCAAGGGCTTCAACCGCTCGGCGCTCAAAAGCTATCGCCGGCGCATGCAGATCGTCTTCCAGGATCCCTTTTCCTCGCTCAATCCGCGCCAGCGGGTGAAGGACATCATCCGTGCGCCGCTCGACGTCCACAAGATCGGCACCAAGGCCGAGCGCGAGGACCGCGTCGCCGAGCTGATGCAGCGCGTCGGCCTGCGGCCCGACCAGGCCGACAATTTCGCCCACCAGTTTTCGGGCGGCCAGCGCCAGCGCATCGGCATTGCCCGCGCGCTTGCGCTGAACCCCGACGTCATCGTCTGCGACGAGCCAGTCTCGGCGCTGGACGTCTCGGTGCAGGCGCAAATCCTCAATCTGCTGAGTGACCTGCAGCGCGACCTGGGTGTGTCCTATCTGTCGATTTCCCATGACCTCGGCGTGGTGGAATTCATCAGTCATCGCGTGGCGGTGATGTATCTCGGTAAGATCGTCGAGATCGCGCCCAAGACCAGGATCTTCGCCTCGCCCGGCCACCCCTATACCGAGCTGCTGATGCGCTCGGCGCCCTCGCGAGATCCGCGCAAGCGCCACAGTTTTTCGGCCACCAATGACGATATCCCCAGCGCCACGCGCAAGCCTTCGGGCTGCCCGTTCAATCCCCGCTGCGCTTTCGCCACCGACATCTGCAAGCAGGTCGAGCCTGAACTGACCGCCCGCGACGACGGCGCGCTCGTCGCCTGCCATAACCGCTGA
- a CDS encoding ABC transporter permease: MLSYVIRRLLLLIPMAIGMVIVTFGLLLIIPGDPAAVLLGQDATPEAILNLRNSLGLNDPWYIRLFDYFAALLRGDMGRSIFQNQAVSEIIFGRLGATIELAVVALILATIIGLTLGVVAAIRQGSWIDTLTMLFAQIGVSMPVYWLGLLLMLLFAVQLGWLPAVGRGVPLPEALLAAVTGRPQVLWDSLTHLALPALALAANSAAIISRLVRASMLEVLREDFVRTAYSKGLRQGRVVIRHALRNALLPVLSVIGLRFGALLGGAVLTESIFAWPGLGQLTIAAISQRDLPLIQGIVLTFAIVFALVNLVVDLLYAAVDPRIRLG; the protein is encoded by the coding sequence ATGCTGTCCTATGTCATACGCCGGCTTCTGCTGCTCATTCCCATGGCCATCGGCATGGTCATCGTGACCTTTGGCCTCCTGCTGATCATCCCCGGCGATCCGGCTGCGGTGCTGCTCGGCCAGGACGCGACGCCCGAGGCCATTCTCAACCTGCGCAATAGCCTCGGGTTGAACGACCCCTGGTATATCCGCCTGTTCGACTATTTCGCCGCGCTGCTGCGGGGCGACATGGGGCGTTCCATTTTCCAGAACCAGGCCGTTTCCGAAATCATCTTCGGCCGGCTGGGCGCAACCATCGAGCTGGCCGTAGTGGCACTGATCCTTGCCACCATCATCGGATTGACCCTGGGCGTCGTGGCGGCCATCCGCCAGGGCTCCTGGATCGATACGCTGACCATGCTATTCGCCCAGATCGGCGTTTCCATGCCGGTCTATTGGCTGGGCCTGCTGCTGATGCTGCTGTTTGCGGTGCAGCTGGGCTGGCTGCCCGCCGTCGGTCGCGGCGTGCCGCTGCCCGAGGCGCTGCTGGCCGCGGTGACCGGACGCCCGCAGGTGCTGTGGGATTCCCTGACGCACCTGGCCCTGCCGGCGTTGGCGCTGGCCGCCAATTCGGCCGCCATCATCTCGCGTCTGGTGCGCGCCTCCATGCTCGAAGTGCTGCGCGAGGACTTTGTCCGCACCGCCTATTCCAAGGGCCTGCGGCAGGGCAGGGTGGTGATCCGCCACGCATTGCGCAATGCACTGCTGCCCGTGCTCTCGGTCATCGGTCTGCGCTTCGGTGCGCTGCTCGGCGGCGCGGTGCTGACCGAATCCATCTTCGCCTGGCCGGGTCTCGGCCAGCTGACCATTGCCGCCATTTCCCAGCGCGACCTGCCGCTTATCCAGGGCATCGTGCTGACCTTCGCCATCGTCTTCGCGCTGGTGAATCTGGTGGTCGATCTTCTCTATGCCGCGGTCGATCCGCGCATCCGTCTCGGGTGA
- a CDS encoding amidohydrolase family protein yields MTYLFTGGRILDAEAGVLRDGLDVLVSGDRIAEVGASIAAPADATVIDLAGKVLMPGLIDCHVHVVAETLDLWGNMIAPSSLAALRSARVMAEALQRGFTTLRDLGGADYGLVRAVNEGLIDGPRLVICGKGLTTTGGHADLRPRTDDRPGIFSDRLGSMGLIVDGIDNVRAACRTMIKEGANFIKVMANGGVSSPNDPIHSIQYSRDEILAMVEEADNAGLYVAAHVYTDKAIARCVELGVHSLEHCNLIEPETARKAAEKGCIAVPTLVAYDALHIEGEALGLGAAEFAKIDVVRSGGLRSLEVMRDAGLPMAFGSDLLGQLRRYHGMEFELLANVLSPAEIIRSATMIGARLCRLEGQAGVIAAGAFADLLVVDGDPLSDITLLQDDGAHMPVIMANGRFAKRAI; encoded by the coding sequence ATGACCTATCTCTTTACCGGCGGCCGTATTCTCGACGCCGAAGCTGGCGTGCTGCGTGACGGGCTCGATGTCCTCGTCTCGGGTGATCGCATCGCCGAGGTCGGGGCCAGCATTGCGGCCCCTGCCGACGCCACGGTGATCGACCTTGCAGGCAAGGTGCTGATGCCGGGCCTCATCGATTGCCATGTTCATGTGGTGGCCGAAACGCTCGACCTCTGGGGCAATATGATCGCCCCCAGTTCGCTGGCGGCCCTGCGTTCGGCCCGGGTGATGGCCGAGGCATTGCAGCGTGGCTTCACCACGCTGCGCGATCTTGGCGGCGCCGATTATGGTCTGGTCCGCGCGGTCAATGAGGGCCTGATCGATGGTCCGCGCCTCGTTATCTGCGGCAAGGGACTGACCACCACCGGCGGCCATGCCGACCTGCGCCCGCGCACCGATGACCGGCCGGGGATTTTCTCTGACCGCCTGGGCTCGATGGGCCTGATCGTCGATGGCATCGACAATGTGCGCGCGGCCTGCCGCACCATGATCAAGGAGGGCGCAAATTTCATCAAGGTGATGGCCAATGGCGGCGTCTCCTCGCCCAATGACCCGATCCATTCCATCCAGTATTCGCGCGACGAAATCCTCGCCATGGTGGAAGAGGCGGACAATGCCGGCCTCTATGTCGCCGCCCATGTCTATACTGACAAGGCGATCGCCCGCTGCGTGGAACTAGGCGTGCATAGCCTCGAACATTGCAACCTGATCGAGCCCGAAACCGCCCGCAAGGCGGCCGAAAAGGGCTGTATCGCCGTGCCGACGCTGGTGGCCTATGACGCGCTGCATATCGAGGGCGAGGCGCTGGGCCTGGGCGCGGCAGAATTTGCCAAGATCGACGTGGTGCGCTCGGGCGGGCTGCGCTCGCTCGAAGTGATGCGCGACGCCGGCCTGCCCATGGCCTTTGGTTCGGACCTCCTGGGCCAACTCCGCAGGTATCATGGCATGGAGTTCGAACTGCTGGCCAACGTGCTGAGCCCGGCCGAGATCATCCGCTCGGCCACGATGATCGGCGCGCGTCTGTGCCGGCTCGAGGGCCAGGCCGGCGTAATCGCCGCCGGCGCCTTTGCCGACCTGCTGGTGGTGGATGGCGACCCGCTGAGCGACATCACACTGCTGCAGGACGACGGCGCGCATATGCCTGTCATCATGGCCAATGGACGGTTTGCCAAGCGGGCGATCTAG